In Saccharomonospora marina XMU15, one genomic interval encodes:
- a CDS encoding acyl-CoA dehydrogenase family protein — MSLTPTEEQVALAETIRALLRKTEPEDAWSLLCEQVGVPGLTVPESYGGAGAGPAELAVAALEIGRELATTPLLGSTVLATKALLESADEPACERLLPPMAEGRSVAALAWTSAEGRWDPETAACTADGAVLNGTAHFVLDGDAADVLLVVARTGDELALFEVEPSGQGVSRRRSPTMDASRRLAEVTLTSAAGRRIGTGDFRPALRRVRDLGCAILAAEQAGAAERALEITVAYTKEREQFGRPIGGFQALKHRMADMYVLVETARSAALAAATFADDRERLAAVAKVHCSRALSTVAAEMIQLHGGIGITWEHPAHRYFKRAHSSEQLLGRPHEHLARVTTRP, encoded by the coding sequence ATGTCGCTCACGCCCACCGAGGAACAGGTCGCCCTCGCCGAGACGATCCGAGCGCTCCTGCGCAAGACCGAACCCGAGGACGCCTGGTCGCTGCTGTGTGAGCAGGTCGGCGTACCTGGATTAACCGTCCCGGAGAGCTACGGCGGCGCCGGAGCCGGCCCGGCGGAGCTGGCCGTAGCCGCGCTGGAGATCGGCAGGGAACTCGCTACCACTCCCCTGCTCGGTTCCACCGTGCTCGCCACAAAGGCCCTGCTGGAGTCGGCGGACGAGCCGGCATGTGAACGACTGCTGCCGCCGATGGCCGAGGGCAGGAGTGTCGCGGCGCTCGCGTGGACGAGCGCCGAGGGACGCTGGGACCCCGAGACAGCCGCGTGCACCGCCGACGGTGCTGTGCTGAACGGGACGGCGCATTTCGTGCTCGACGGCGACGCCGCCGATGTATTGCTCGTCGTCGCGCGTACGGGCGACGAGCTGGCGCTGTTCGAGGTGGAACCCTCCGGGCAGGGCGTGAGCCGCAGGCGCTCGCCCACCATGGACGCCTCGCGCAGGCTCGCCGAGGTGACGCTCACCAGCGCCGCCGGACGCAGGATAGGCACCGGCGACTTCCGGCCCGCGCTGCGCAGGGTACGTGATCTCGGTTGCGCGATACTGGCCGCGGAGCAGGCGGGAGCGGCCGAGCGAGCCTTGGAGATCACGGTGGCCTACACCAAGGAACGCGAGCAGTTCGGCCGCCCCATCGGCGGTTTCCAGGCGCTCAAGCACCGCATGGCGGACATGTACGTGCTCGTGGAGACCGCCCGCTCCGCCGCGCTTGCCGCCGCCACGTTCGCCGACGACCGTGAGCGCCTCGCCGCCGTGGCGAAGGTGCACTGCTCTCGGGCGCTGTCGACCGTCGCGGCGGAGATGATCCAGCTGCACGGCGGCATCGGCATCACCTGGGAACACCCCGCACATCGCTACTTCAAGCGCGCGCACTCCAGCGAGCAACTGCTCGGCAGACCGCACGAGCACCTCGCCAGGGTCACCACCCGTCCCTGA
- a CDS encoding acyl-CoA dehydrogenase family protein, whose translation MDLELDEQTTAFRDEVRAWLADNVPKRPLASFDTAEGFEQHRRWEAKLADARLSVVSWPREYGGRDASLLEWVLFEEEYYAAGAPGRVGQNGIFMLAPTLFSHGTPEQRERILPAMARGEQVWAQAWSEPEAGSDIAALRSTATRTDGGWLLSGQKVWSSRATYADRAFGLFRSDPDSERHRGLTYAMFDLRADGVRVRPIPQLDGEPGFAEIFLDEVFVPDADVIGEPSEGWRVAMTTANNERGLSLRSPGRFLAAADRLVRLWRETSGDTGTALAQRVADAWIQARAYQLYTFGTVTRLAEGGELGPESSVNKLFWSQLDVALHETALELLGPDAELSGETGWPEGWLFSLAGPIYGGTDQIQRNVVAERLLGLPRGQR comes from the coding sequence ATGGATCTGGAACTGGACGAGCAGACAACGGCGTTCCGGGACGAGGTACGCGCCTGGCTGGCGGACAACGTTCCGAAGCGCCCGCTGGCGTCCTTCGACACCGCAGAGGGGTTCGAGCAACACCGCCGCTGGGAAGCGAAGCTGGCCGACGCGCGGCTGTCCGTGGTGTCGTGGCCGCGGGAGTACGGCGGCCGGGACGCGAGCCTGCTCGAGTGGGTACTGTTCGAGGAGGAGTACTACGCCGCGGGCGCGCCGGGCAGGGTGGGTCAGAACGGCATCTTCATGCTCGCGCCGACCCTGTTCTCCCACGGCACCCCCGAGCAACGCGAGCGCATCCTGCCCGCGATGGCACGGGGTGAGCAGGTGTGGGCGCAGGCGTGGTCGGAGCCGGAGGCAGGCAGCGATATCGCAGCGCTGCGCAGCACCGCCACCCGTACCGATGGCGGCTGGCTGCTGTCGGGCCAGAAGGTGTGGAGTTCCCGCGCCACCTACGCCGACCGCGCGTTCGGGCTGTTCCGCAGCGATCCGGACAGTGAACGCCATCGTGGGCTCACCTACGCGATGTTCGACCTGCGGGCCGATGGGGTGCGAGTACGCCCCATCCCGCAGCTCGACGGCGAGCCCGGCTTCGCGGAGATCTTCCTGGACGAGGTGTTCGTCCCGGATGCCGACGTGATCGGTGAGCCGAGCGAGGGCTGGCGAGTCGCCATGACCACCGCCAACAACGAACGTGGGCTGTCGCTGCGCTCGCCCGGCCGGTTCCTGGCAGCGGCCGACCGGCTCGTGCGGCTGTGGCGGGAAACCAGCGGCGACACCGGCACCGCCCTTGCGCAGCGGGTCGCCGACGCCTGGATTCAGGCGCGGGCCTACCAGCTCTACACCTTCGGCACCGTGACGCGGCTCGCCGAGGGTGGCGAGCTGGGACCGGAGTCGAGCGTGAACAAGCTGTTCTGGTCGCAACTCGACGTCGCTTTGCACGAGACGGCGCTGGAACTGCTCGGCCCGGACGCCGAACTCAGCGGCGAGACCGGCTGGCCGGAGGGCTGGCTGTTCTCGCTGGCGGGCCCGATCTACGGCGGCACCGACCAGATCCAGCGCAACGTGGTGGCCGAGCGGCTGCTGGGACTTCCGAGGGGACAACGGTGA
- a CDS encoding lipid-transfer protein gives MTGSTGISNATAIVGIGATEFSKNSGRSELRLACEAVLAAIADAGLKPSDVDGLVTFTADTNSEIHIARNTGIGELKHFSRVHYGGGAACGTVAQAAMAIATGVAEVVVCYRAFNERSGERYGLGQADRPLGSSADRAAYSWMTPFGLSTPAQWVAMFARRYMHEYGATSEDFGRVAVAMRKHAANNPAAWFYQRPITLADHQASRWIAEPLHLLDCCQETDGGQAIVVVSEERARDLPQPPAYVAAAAQGSGVDQHMMTSYYRPSISGIPEMGLVGTQLYEQSGLSPDSIDAAILYDHFTPLLLPQLEELGFCGRGEAKDFVGDGNLELGGRLPCNTHGGQLGEAYLHGMNGIAEAVRLLRGTSVNQPDEVSNVVVTAGTGVPTSGLILGAKV, from the coding sequence GTGACCGGGTCCACCGGCATCTCCAACGCCACCGCCATCGTGGGCATCGGAGCCACCGAGTTCTCGAAGAACTCCGGCCGCAGCGAGCTGCGGCTGGCCTGCGAGGCCGTGCTGGCCGCCATCGCCGACGCGGGACTGAAGCCTTCCGATGTGGACGGTCTGGTCACGTTCACCGCCGACACCAACTCCGAGATCCACATTGCCCGTAACACCGGCATCGGGGAACTGAAGCACTTCTCCCGGGTCCACTACGGCGGCGGTGCCGCCTGCGGAACCGTCGCGCAGGCCGCGATGGCGATCGCGACCGGCGTGGCCGAGGTCGTTGTGTGCTACCGAGCCTTCAACGAACGTTCCGGTGAACGCTACGGGCTCGGCCAGGCGGACCGCCCGCTGGGCAGCAGCGCCGACCGTGCGGCCTACTCGTGGATGACCCCGTTCGGCCTTTCTACCCCGGCGCAGTGGGTGGCGATGTTCGCGCGGCGTTACATGCACGAGTACGGGGCCACCAGTGAGGACTTCGGGCGGGTCGCGGTCGCGATGCGCAAGCATGCGGCCAACAATCCGGCGGCCTGGTTCTACCAGCGCCCGATCACCCTCGCCGACCACCAGGCGTCCCGGTGGATCGCCGAGCCGTTGCACCTGCTTGACTGTTGCCAGGAAACCGACGGTGGGCAGGCGATCGTGGTGGTGTCCGAGGAGCGCGCCCGCGACCTGCCGCAGCCACCGGCCTACGTCGCCGCGGCGGCTCAGGGTTCCGGTGTGGACCAGCACATGATGACGAGCTACTACCGCCCGTCCATCTCCGGCATCCCCGAGATGGGACTGGTTGGAACCCAGCTCTACGAGCAGAGCGGGTTGAGCCCGGACAGCATCGACGCCGCCATTCTCTACGACCACTTCACGCCGTTGCTCCTTCCCCAGTTGGAGGAGTTGGGCTTCTGCGGACGGGGCGAGGCCAAGGACTTCGTCGGCGACGGCAACCTGGAACTCGGCGGCAGGCTGCCGTGCAATACCCACGGCGGCCAGTTGGGCGAGGCGTACCTGCACGGGATGAACGGCATCGCCGAGGCAGTGCGGCTGCTCAGGGGAACCTCGGTGAACCAACCGGACGAAGTGTCGAACGTTGTGGTCACGGCGGGCACCGGAGTGCCGACCAGCGGCCTCATCCTGGGCGCGAAGGTGTGA
- a CDS encoding TetR/AcrR family transcriptional regulator: protein MTAKERGGLRERKKAATRDALSEAALRLALAHGPENVRVDDIAEAAGVSPRTYNNYFASREQAIVSAVTAERTLRVAAALRARPGSEPLATAVIEAVVEQYTSEPDGEALAMIMSTPRLRAEFIDAMSALRPPLASAIADRIGDTATMAPAVLAAAVSAAARVAVERWVDTADDDRSTGAGLVVVTADRTLPSLLREALGQVAPALEAADPTRRSTEQS, encoded by the coding sequence ATGACAGCGAAGGAGCGCGGTGGGCTGCGGGAACGGAAGAAGGCGGCTACCCGCGACGCCCTCAGCGAGGCCGCGCTGCGCCTCGCGCTGGCACACGGGCCTGAGAACGTGCGGGTCGACGACATCGCCGAGGCCGCCGGGGTGTCACCTCGGACCTACAACAACTACTTCGCGAGCAGGGAGCAGGCGATCGTCTCTGCGGTCACCGCCGAGCGGACGCTGCGGGTTGCGGCAGCGTTGCGTGCCCGGCCGGGATCCGAGCCACTCGCGACGGCCGTGATCGAGGCCGTGGTCGAGCAGTACACGAGCGAGCCCGATGGCGAAGCGCTTGCGATGATCATGTCAACGCCACGGTTGCGGGCGGAGTTCATAGACGCGATGTCCGCCCTCAGGCCGCCGCTTGCCTCAGCGATCGCGGACCGGATCGGCGACACCGCCACCATGGCCCCCGCCGTACTGGCCGCCGCGGTCTCGGCCGCCGCCAGGGTGGCGGTGGAGCGATGGGTCGACACCGCCGACGACGATCGCTCGACAGGCGCGGGACTAGTGGTCGTCACAGCCGATCGAACATTGCCCTCACTGCTGCGCGAGGCGCTTGGTCAGGTTGCCCCCGCGCTGGAGGCGGCCGACCCGACCCGACGATCGACCGAACAGTCCTAA
- a CDS encoding acyl-CoA dehydrogenase family protein — protein sequence MQLRETQAQRRLRAELRSYFAGLFPEEVRRRAGEEGVGGQYFRDVVARLGADGWLGIGWPVEYGGQGRSMEDQFIFFDEVQRAGLPFPFVTVNTVGPTLMAQGSPEQKRRFLPGILAGEIVFAIGYTEPAAGTDLASLTTRAVRDGDDWVVDGSKIFTSGANTADYIWLACRTDPEAPKHRGISILIVDTKDPGFSWSPIRTVGGMTVTATYYSGVRVSHGDLVGEVNGGWKLMTTQLNHERVGLAALGGRMTALWERVLAWAKDNGAIDTPWVRQDLARAHARLEAMQLMNWKMVRSAGEGTLSGAEAGGTKVYGTETHVEVQRLLLGVLGAAGRIRPESPGAVLSGQVEQLSRQGIVNTFGGGVNEVLRDMVATQGLGLPRLGRGA from the coding sequence ATGCAACTGCGCGAGACACAGGCGCAACGCCGGCTGCGCGCCGAACTCAGGTCCTACTTCGCGGGGCTGTTTCCCGAAGAAGTGCGCCGCCGCGCGGGCGAGGAAGGTGTCGGCGGCCAGTACTTCAGGGACGTGGTGGCCAGGCTGGGCGCCGACGGTTGGCTCGGCATCGGCTGGCCGGTCGAGTACGGCGGCCAGGGACGGTCGATGGAGGATCAGTTCATCTTCTTCGACGAGGTCCAGCGCGCCGGGCTGCCGTTCCCGTTCGTCACCGTGAACACGGTCGGGCCCACGCTGATGGCGCAGGGCTCACCGGAGCAGAAGCGGCGGTTTCTGCCCGGAATTCTCGCGGGCGAGATCGTGTTCGCGATCGGATACACCGAACCGGCCGCGGGCACCGACCTCGCGTCACTGACCACGAGGGCGGTGCGTGACGGGGACGACTGGGTGGTGGACGGAAGCAAGATCTTCACAAGTGGTGCCAACACGGCCGACTACATCTGGCTGGCCTGCCGCACCGATCCGGAAGCGCCGAAGCACAGGGGCATCTCGATCCTCATCGTCGACACCAAGGATCCAGGCTTCTCCTGGAGTCCTATCAGGACGGTCGGTGGCATGACGGTCACCGCCACCTACTACAGCGGGGTTCGCGTCTCGCACGGTGACCTGGTCGGTGAGGTCAACGGTGGCTGGAAGCTGATGACAACGCAGCTCAACCACGAGCGGGTGGGACTCGCCGCGTTGGGCGGGCGGATGACCGCACTGTGGGAGCGGGTGCTCGCCTGGGCGAAGGACAACGGCGCGATCGATACCCCGTGGGTGCGGCAGGACCTGGCGAGGGCGCACGCGCGGCTGGAGGCGATGCAGCTGATGAACTGGAAGATGGTCCGGTCGGCGGGGGAAGGAACCCTCTCCGGCGCGGAAGCGGGCGGTACGAAGGTCTACGGCACCGAGACGCACGTCGAGGTGCAGCGGCTGCTGCTCGGGGTGCTCGGCGCCGCGGGCCGGATCCGGCCGGAATCCCCTGGAGCCGTGCTGTCCGGGCAGGTGGAGCAGCTCTCCCGGCAGGGCATCGTGAACACCTTCGGCGGCGGGGTGAACGAGGTGCTCCGCGACATGGTGGCCACACAGGGGCTCGGACTGCCTCGACTGGGGCGTGGCGCATGA
- a CDS encoding bifunctional MaoC family dehydratase N-terminal/OB-fold nucleic acid binding domain-containing protein, protein MSETLEQRLQSFVGRELRPTQRAQDEVNLPMIRHWVEAMGDANPIYLDSHTARATGRPDVVAPAAMMQAWTMRGFAATQAPSGGTDAQAELFALLDEAGFTSVVATDSEFEFFRELIPGDRVSVSETLESVSPQKRTALGTGHFLTSLRTYTDEAGAVVATQRWRLLRFRPADEPERDEPAAPRPRPALNQDNAFWFDACREHRLLIQRCTCCELLRHPPGPCCPECGSFDWDTVQANGQATVYSYVVAHHPKHPAFEYPLIVAVVELAEGTRLITNLVGIAPEEVEIGIPVRLEWLDADDELTLPVFRPVAPGSAHEEG, encoded by the coding sequence ATGAGCGAGACACTCGAGCAGCGGCTGCAGTCGTTCGTCGGCCGCGAACTGCGCCCGACGCAGCGCGCGCAGGACGAGGTCAACCTGCCCATGATCCGGCACTGGGTCGAGGCCATGGGCGATGCCAACCCGATCTACCTCGACTCCCACACCGCCCGTGCCACCGGCCGCCCGGACGTGGTCGCGCCCGCGGCGATGATGCAGGCCTGGACCATGCGCGGATTCGCGGCCACCCAGGCGCCGAGTGGCGGAACGGATGCACAGGCGGAGTTGTTCGCGTTGCTCGACGAGGCGGGCTTCACCTCCGTGGTGGCCACCGACTCGGAGTTCGAGTTCTTCCGCGAGCTGATCCCCGGTGACCGCGTGAGCGTGTCGGAGACGTTGGAGTCGGTGTCGCCGCAGAAGCGGACGGCGTTGGGCACCGGTCACTTCCTCACCAGCCTGCGCACCTACACCGACGAGGCCGGCGCGGTCGTGGCCACACAACGGTGGCGGTTGCTGCGGTTCCGCCCCGCGGACGAGCCCGAGCGCGACGAACCCGCGGCGCCCCGGCCACGCCCCGCGCTCAACCAGGACAACGCGTTCTGGTTCGACGCCTGCCGCGAGCACCGGCTGCTGATCCAGCGCTGCACCTGCTGCGAGTTGTTGCGCCACCCGCCGGGGCCGTGCTGCCCGGAGTGCGGCTCGTTCGACTGGGACACCGTGCAGGCGAATGGACAGGCCACCGTCTACAGCTATGTGGTGGCACACCATCCAAAGCATCCCGCGTTCGAGTACCCACTCATCGTCGCGGTCGTCGAACTGGCGGAGGGAACCCGGCTGATCACCAACCTGGTCGGCATCGCACCCGAGGAGGTCGAGATCGGTATTCCGGTGCGGCTCGAATGGCTCGACGCGGACGACGAACTGACACTTCCGGTGTTCCGGCCCGTGGCGCCGGGCTCGGCGCACGAGGAGGGCTGA
- a CDS encoding TetR/AcrR family transcriptional regulator codes for MSKHSSAGGTRVVRRVLSSNQAATRDKLIDAAIEVATESGYEGAGVREVAARAGVSPATAYQHVSSKDQLLIEALLALGDRVTENVRARQPSSADPAGRLMEVFARIMRQAAQKPLLYQALFRAYVGGYPAVAGSDEAIGFGPERAAWIGAALRAGGSGGYDDAEIDSAARILSTMFLGAIVGVAAGRDAEEVTDILGEAVARLLPDRR; via the coding sequence ATGTCGAAGCACAGTTCCGCGGGCGGCACCCGGGTGGTACGCAGGGTGCTTTCCAGCAACCAGGCGGCCACGCGGGACAAGCTCATCGACGCGGCGATCGAGGTCGCCACCGAAAGTGGCTACGAGGGCGCGGGGGTTCGGGAGGTCGCGGCCCGCGCCGGAGTGTCACCCGCCACTGCCTACCAGCACGTCAGCTCCAAGGACCAGTTGCTGATCGAGGCGCTGCTCGCGCTCGGCGACCGTGTCACCGAGAACGTGCGGGCCCGGCAGCCTTCCAGCGCCGATCCCGCGGGGCGGCTGATGGAGGTGTTCGCGCGCATCATGCGCCAGGCGGCCCAGAAGCCACTGCTCTACCAGGCCCTGTTCCGAGCCTACGTAGGCGGCTACCCCGCCGTGGCCGGGTCGGACGAGGCGATCGGCTTCGGGCCTGAACGTGCCGCGTGGATCGGGGCCGCACTGCGGGCGGGCGGCAGCGGTGGGTACGACGACGCCGAGATCGACTCCGCGGCACGGATACTGAGCACGATGTTCCTCGGCGCGATCGTCGGCGTCGCCGCGGGCCGCGACGCCGAGGAGGTTACCGACATCCTCGGCGAGGCGGTTGCGCGCCTGCTTCCGGACAGGCGGTAG
- a CDS encoding acyl-CoA dehydrogenase family protein, giving the protein MDFTLGEELTAVRDLASEIFADTATTERVRAVESTGIDEKLWHSLAEAGLLGIALPEDHGGAGLGMGGLCVVLQEQGKRVAPVPLWPSAVAALVLATHGSEQQSLLSCLADGSARLTLALEEFGAADPASPECVAERAGGGWLLTGTKASVPVPEGTRAVLVSATGDEGPALFVVDPSATGLTWQAADTTSHQPCGHLRLDGTPAEAVGGPAALRDALHRAYVALAAVQLGVAEGALRHAASYLSERKQFGRPLATFQAVAHQLADCYIDIEAMSVTMWNAVTHLDAGEPAERVALVAKWWATDAGQRVVHRVQHLHGGIGVDIDYPVHRHYLWGKQIAGTLGGPSADIDRLGSVLAEVATA; this is encoded by the coding sequence ATGGACTTCACGCTGGGCGAGGAACTCACGGCGGTACGGGATCTCGCATCGGAGATCTTCGCCGACACCGCTACGACGGAACGGGTTCGTGCCGTCGAGAGCACCGGAATCGACGAGAAGCTGTGGCACTCACTCGCCGAAGCGGGCCTGCTCGGCATCGCGCTGCCGGAGGACCACGGCGGCGCGGGACTCGGTATGGGCGGGCTCTGCGTTGTGCTTCAGGAGCAGGGAAAGCGGGTGGCCCCCGTTCCGCTGTGGCCCTCCGCCGTGGCCGCGCTGGTGCTCGCCACGCACGGAAGCGAGCAGCAGTCGCTGCTGTCCTGCCTCGCCGACGGTTCGGCGAGGCTCACACTCGCGCTGGAGGAGTTCGGCGCCGCCGACCCGGCGAGCCCGGAGTGCGTCGCCGAGCGCGCGGGCGGCGGGTGGTTGCTTACCGGGACCAAGGCGTCGGTTCCCGTGCCGGAAGGGACGCGCGCGGTCCTCGTGTCCGCCACCGGAGACGAGGGCCCCGCACTGTTCGTCGTCGACCCCAGCGCCACCGGGCTGACCTGGCAGGCGGCGGACACCACCAGCCACCAGCCGTGCGGCCACCTGCGGCTGGACGGTACACCCGCGGAGGCGGTCGGGGGACCCGCCGCCCTGCGCGACGCGCTGCATCGCGCCTACGTGGCGCTCGCCGCCGTGCAACTCGGCGTCGCGGAAGGCGCGTTACGGCACGCCGCGAGCTATCTCAGCGAACGCAAGCAGTTCGGCAGGCCACTGGCGACCTTCCAGGCCGTGGCTCACCAACTCGCCGACTGCTACATCGACATCGAAGCCATGAGCGTCACCATGTGGAACGCCGTGACCCATCTCGATGCCGGCGAACCCGCCGAACGCGTCGCCCTGGTCGCCAAGTGGTGGGCCACGGACGCGGGCCAGCGGGTGGTCCACCGGGTGCAGCACCTGCACGGTGGCATCGGCGTCGACATCGACTACCCGGTGCACCGCCACTACCTCTGGGGCAAGCAGATCGCCGGAACACTTGGCGGCCCGAGCGCCGACATCGACCGGCTCGGCTCCGTGCTCGCGGAGGTGGCCACGGCATGA
- a CDS encoding ABC transporter ATP-binding protein → MSGEQRPVLRVRGLSTGYGDMRVVWNVDLDVWPGKVTALLGRNGAGKTSTLRAVSGLNKASSGTVELDGVDVSTLPPHQRVRRGMAYVQEGKRVFHRQTVEQNLLLGGYGRGVKRRTLKESVERIYELFPVLGQRRTVSAGAMSGGQQQMLAIGQALMADPTLLLLDEPSGGLAPAIVNEVMDTVRVLTESGLGVLLVEQAVEAAVGVADHVSVLDVGRVVLATDAGRADDVELVRQAYFGRAGGKTAS, encoded by the coding sequence ATGAGCGGTGAGCAGCGACCGGTCCTGCGAGTGCGTGGGCTTTCCACCGGGTACGGCGACATGCGGGTGGTCTGGAACGTCGACCTCGACGTGTGGCCGGGCAAGGTGACCGCGCTGCTCGGCCGCAACGGCGCGGGCAAGACCAGCACTTTGCGCGCCGTGTCAGGACTGAACAAGGCCTCCTCGGGGACCGTGGAACTGGACGGTGTGGACGTCTCGACGCTGCCGCCGCACCAGCGGGTGCGCAGGGGAATGGCCTACGTGCAGGAAGGCAAACGAGTCTTCCACCGGCAGACCGTCGAGCAGAACCTGCTGCTCGGCGGGTACGGCAGGGGCGTGAAGCGGCGCACGCTGAAGGAGTCGGTCGAGCGGATCTACGAGCTGTTTCCGGTGTTGGGCCAGCGCCGCACGGTGTCGGCGGGCGCGATGTCGGGCGGTCAGCAGCAGATGCTGGCGATCGGGCAGGCGCTGATGGCCGATCCCACGTTGCTGTTGCTCGACGAACCCTCCGGCGGCCTGGCTCCCGCCATCGTCAACGAGGTGATGGACACCGTCCGGGTTCTCACCGAGAGCGGGCTCGGCGTGTTACTGGTCGAGCAGGCCGTCGAGGCCGCGGTGGGCGTCGCCGATCATGTCAGCGTGCTCGACGTCGGGCGGGTGGTGCTGGCCACCGACGCGGGCAGGGCCGACGACGTGGAACTGGTCCGGCAGGCGTACTTCGGGCGCGCGGGCGGCAAGACGGCTTCGTGA
- a CDS encoding MaoC family dehydratase, translating into MTSYSDIAVGDSLPALAIPLTRTLIVATAIASRDYQDVHHDPELARERGSKDIFMNILTTNGLVSRFVTDWAGPEATVRAIKIRLGAPNYPGDTMTLTGEVTGKDAGSVDIAVRGENGLGTHVKGTVSVLFTREVTA; encoded by the coding sequence ATGACGAGCTACTCCGACATCGCTGTGGGTGACTCCCTTCCGGCACTCGCGATCCCCCTCACTCGAACCCTGATCGTGGCGACCGCTATAGCCAGCAGGGACTACCAGGACGTGCACCACGACCCCGAACTGGCGCGGGAGCGCGGGTCCAAGGACATCTTCATGAACATCCTCACCACCAACGGCTTGGTCAGCCGATTCGTCACCGACTGGGCAGGCCCCGAAGCGACCGTACGTGCCATCAAGATTCGCCTCGGCGCACCCAACTATCCCGGGGACACCATGACGCTCACCGGTGAGGTGACCGGCAAGGACGCAGGCTCGGTCGATATCGCGGTGCGCGGCGAGAACGGTCTCGGCACCCACGTGAAAGGCACGGTTTCCGTGCTCTTCACCAGGGAGGTGACAGCGTGA
- a CDS encoding acyl-CoA dehydrogenase family protein, with the protein MRFALSDEQRQFAESIDQLLSASDPAKANRAWAQGQHEPGMRIWQALAELGVQALTVPQRWGGIEATAVDLVVAFERLGYHAVPGPWVDTVAALPALLPREHPLAERFLPGVASGETLASLVLRPHVPYALDADVAQARLLLEGAAIRPFTAGRALSSIDGSRRLFEPVPESDNESEPVNTGPIDTGPIDTEAAFDVGALATAAQLLGAGQWLLDESVTYAKQRKQYGREIGQYQAIKHLLADVATELELARPLVHGAAVALGGDTAARDVSAAKVACARAAHLAARTGLQVHGAIGYTAEHDLGLRLTKVRALVSAWGTQSVHRTRVLHGVPEHGRVG; encoded by the coding sequence GTGAGATTCGCGCTATCGGACGAGCAGCGCCAGTTCGCGGAAAGTATCGACCAGTTGCTGTCCGCCTCGGACCCGGCCAAGGCCAACCGGGCGTGGGCACAGGGGCAACACGAGCCCGGCATGCGGATCTGGCAGGCGCTGGCCGAACTGGGAGTGCAGGCGCTCACCGTCCCGCAGCGGTGGGGTGGGATCGAGGCGACGGCGGTGGACCTGGTCGTGGCTTTCGAGCGACTCGGGTACCACGCCGTGCCCGGTCCCTGGGTGGACACCGTGGCGGCGCTGCCCGCACTGCTGCCGCGGGAACACCCACTGGCAGAGCGGTTCCTTCCCGGCGTGGCCTCCGGCGAGACACTTGCCTCGCTGGTGCTGCGACCACACGTACCGTACGCGCTCGACGCCGACGTCGCGCAGGCTCGGCTGCTGCTGGAAGGCGCGGCAATCCGGCCGTTCACCGCTGGCCGGGCACTGTCGTCGATAGACGGCTCGAGGCGGCTGTTCGAACCGGTCCCCGAATCCGACAACGAATCGGAGCCCGTCAACACCGGGCCCATCGACACCGGCCCCATCGACACCGAGGCCGCCTTCGACGTGGGCGCGTTGGCGACGGCGGCGCAGTTGCTCGGCGCGGGCCAGTGGCTGCTCGACGAGTCGGTGACCTATGCCAAGCAGCGCAAGCAGTACGGCCGCGAGATCGGCCAGTACCAGGCGATCAAGCACCTGCTTGCCGATGTGGCCACCGAACTCGAGCTGGCAAGGCCGCTGGTGCACGGCGCGGCCGTCGCGCTGGGTGGCGATACCGCGGCCAGGGATGTGTCGGCCGCGAAGGTTGCCTGCGCGCGGGCGGCTCACCTCGCCGCCCGTACCGGTTTGCAGGTGCATGGTGCGATCGGCTACACCGCCGAGCACGATCTGGGACTGCGACTCACCAAGGTGCGAGCCCTGGTGTCGGCGTGGGGAACCCAGTCCGTGCACCGCACCAGGGTGCTGCACGGCGTGCCCGAGCACGGGCGGGTGGGCTGA
- a CDS encoding VOC family protein, producing the protein MTSKFTELAIDCVDPRGLARFWCSVLDYQIQDEEDGVVTIGPPALPEGRSRPGPVPPTLTFAHVPEGKTVKNRLHLDVNPTDRNQAEEVSRLLDLGARAVDVGQGDESWVVLADPEGNEFCVLADRHP; encoded by the coding sequence ATGACTAGTAAGTTCACCGAACTCGCGATCGATTGCGTCGATCCCCGCGGGCTGGCCAGATTCTGGTGCTCTGTGCTCGACTACCAGATTCAGGACGAGGAGGACGGAGTCGTCACGATCGGCCCGCCCGCGTTACCCGAAGGCAGGAGCCGCCCTGGCCCTGTGCCACCGACGTTGACATTCGCGCACGTGCCAGAGGGCAAGACCGTCAAGAACCGGCTCCACCTCGACGTCAACCCGACCGACAGAAACCAAGCCGAGGAAGTCAGCCGGCTGCTCGATCTGGGTGCTCGAGCCGTCGATGTCGGACAGGGTGACGAGAGTTGGGTCGTGCTCGCCGATCCGGAGGGCAACGAGTTCTGTGTCCTCGCGGACCGCCACCCCTGA